CTTGCGCATGATTTCCCAGCAGGCATCCGTCAACATCGCCTCCGCCAATTATTATTTTGGCGGCAAGGAAGGGCTTTGGAAGGCGGTCATGATGAAGTATGCGCCGCAGGCGCGGGATTTCCGGATTTCCATGATGAATGAGGCCATGGAGAAAGGCACGGTGCGGGCGCTGGCCCACGCCTATGTTTACCCTTCCTTCCACGGCCTCCTGCATGTGAAGCTGGAAGAACTGGGCAATTTCCCCCATTACCTGCGCCTGCTGGGCATCTGCCACGTGCAGACTCCGGAGATAGCGGTGGAGTATATCAAGGAGGTGTATTCCCCCATCCGCCGCCGGTTGCATGACTGCATCCGCACCATGTTTCCGGGCGCTTCCACTTACCAGGTTTTCTGGACGGTGCTGGCTATTGAAAGCATCATGATCGGCCTGCTGACCCGTTTGCGGATGATTGTGGAGCTGATGGAGAACAACCGGGTTCCCAAGGGCAGCGTGCAGGATTTGTTTGAGCTGATTGTCC
The genomic region above belongs to Akkermansia massiliensis and contains:
- a CDS encoding TetR/AcrR family transcriptional regulator, whose amino-acid sequence is MKRQQGTKERLLDAAECLFAEHGYTGTSLRMISQQASVNIASANYYFGGKEGLWKAVMMKYAPQARDFRISMMNEAMEKGTVRALAHAYVYPSFHGLLHVKLEELGNFPHYLRLLGICHVQTPEIAVEYIKEVYSPIRRRLHDCIRTMFPGASTYQVFWTVLAIESIMIGLLTRLRMIVELMENNRVPKGSVQDLFELIVRQVDGLIHLCGQPS